TGCAGATGATAGGAGGTTCAAATTAGGTAGCATGATCATTtaacacaaataaaaagaacaatTAATCTACTACATATAGCTTGGTTCGAGTTTCATCATAACTTGTTATCAAAGAAACACAAACACTtcaaaatagtaatttatttatctcttGATTTATGCTGTTGTATTAAGTTTATGCTAATTTCAAGAGATGTATTACAACCTTACCTTGTcttatattttgtaaaatttatcaTATTCCTATTCCTATTGTTCTTGTCATGTCATATATTTGTGGTTCTTAACTTGCTAATTACACTACATATTTTCCATGTAGTAAGGAACAAATATCTtccattcttattttttttctatatatacatATTATTACTACTAGGTGGTCAAAGCCTTAACACATATAGAGGAAGGTTGCAGTTGCTGCATTTTGGGAAAAGACAGTAGTACCCTTACCATGTTAGACTATTCTAAATCAAGAGATGATATGCAAAACTCTTTAGAATCAGATGCTGAAAGTGGAAATATTGGAAGTAGTTCCATCACTGAAAATTACAAAAACCTCAAATTATGATGCCTAAGAAGAGTTGTGTTATGTTTTCACGACCAAATTGGCAGCTCCTACTCAGATTCTACCAACCTAGCAAAAGCAAAAGCAAAAGCAAAAGTTTGACTTAGGTCTattttggattaatttatttaagCATATCTACCGACATAAACATATGTGAGACTGTTTCAAGgagtttatgaaaacagcttataacatgttcataagttgttttcagcttatttctataagctctctAAGATAGCTTACATGAAAACAATTGAGACTTTATTTCATTgttttatagaaatagcttaaaCATGAGCATTTATATGATAATTGCTTTActataagtgtttaattaaaatgtttatccaaacagggttTTGGCCGTCAAATTCATCATTATCTTATGTTAATCAGCAAATCAATGCCAAATATCAGCACAACCTGCAAAAATAAGCAAAGAAATACAAGACATAGTCACACCATTTAGCAGCTTGCAATCCAAAGTTTCAAGTGCCATGTCATTATACAAATTATTCAAATACCTAAAAAAACACACTGTCCTAAGAGTTTCAAGATTGTTTACAATAAGTgcaacacataaaaatattacaCTAAATACTCATGTCAAAAGAATAACATGAATGCATAAGGAAAAGTTCACAACATTCATTTTAACAGTTTTCTCGATGAAGATCAGATATTTGACACACAGAAAGCATGTTAAGCCATGTGCATAAAGTAACCCCCTGTACTTGAAGAATAAGACCCACCAGCCACATGCTTCTTGTAATCTGTTAAGTTGTCCCTAGCATCAGTCATGTTCTTCTCATGCCCATAGCACTGCTCATGCCAATCTGAAGCTAACAAGACATCTGGCCAAGTGATGTTCAACATAGAAAGAGGGTTTTCACTGCTTGGGGTATAAACTTGGTCAACAGGCTCATATTTCACATTGTTTCCTGCACAAATTTCCAACATCACACAACTTTTGCAAGGAATTACCATATAGACATCTCGCAATTGACAAactaaaaacagaaattaaaaggCGAAATCTACCACTGATTTGaagaatatattttgtaaaTGAAATAGTaaagcatataatataaaaattatttatcaagTCTTGCATGGTGCCAAAGGTGTACGTCAAAGTGTGTGCAAATTTGAAAATGCTTTTCAAGTTCAACTGTAAGACTTCGACATACTACAATAAAAGGAACTAACCACTAAAGTTCTGAGAAGGTGTCAATTTATCCCATGAGTTTGCATTGGAGTTAACAGCAGGACACTCATTCAAGATTGAGGTTGCACCAAAGGGAGATGCATGGTCATTGTAATCTTCCCATTCTGTCTCATTCATGTTCAAAGCAGAACTCTCAGCTCTGTCAACAGGAGTTGCAGTAGATGAATGTGAACTCTTGTCAGAATAATTGTTCTTTGAATTTGGAAGAGTCTTCTTCTGATAAATTATGGCCTCGAGCGTACCACTATTATGCGGTGAAGAAGAACCGGACTCTAGCCCACCATGTGGCAGAGGAGACTGATTGAATACATCAACAGACTCATTCAATGGAGATGGGGGAAAGGTAGCCCCCCAGCCACCAAAGCCGGTATCTGGATATTGGAGTGAAGGGAGCTCCAACTTCACAGCCTTGGATGTCGGCTTAGAAGTAGAAGAATTGCCATTTGATAGGGAATGGCGGTAATACATTGAGTTGTGTGAGGAAAGACCAGGATCAAGGGGAGAATGCAATCCGAATGATTGTACAATCTTATCAGAACTATGATCCTGAACATGGTAAAATGGATAAAACCAATTCTTGTTCGTTCCACTTGAACCAAGAAAAGACATAGTTGATTCTCGAAGATGGTGATGGTTAGGTAGTGATGATGATGGCACAGAATTACAATATGGAGGAGAATCAAGACCGTTAAGCAGAATGCTATTAGCAGAAATGTCAGGATTCTCAGGCACAATTGCAATAGGTAAGATTCCCTGATTTTCCTTCAAATTGTCAAATATTACATCATGGATCTCATAGTTGTTTTTCGGCAAGAAATCATGATGCCCTCTATCACCATCATCGATTCTACCAGTGCCTTGGCCACGTTGATTCCCTTGCATTTTTCGCAAAGACACATCTGGAGGATAAAGTGGCAAGCCAGCCCGAGAACGCCTCTTGGTCCGGGTATTCCAGTAGTTCTTTATTTCATTATCTGTACGACCAGGCAACTAAAAGCAAAAGAAATGAAATCACTCATTAAAAATAATCACGgattaagaaaattaatatGTGATAATAGAAGCAAAAATTTATTGGGATTAATAGCCTTCTCTCCCTTTGGTGGAGGATAATTATCGTTTATTTGAAAAACCAAAATGTCCAGGAGTATTTAAGACATTTTATTAACAGATTTTATCTGAAATCTAAAGCTATCAATTATCGTCCTTTTTTACACAGATTTAGTTCCTCCAAAACCATGGGTTATATGcaaggagaaagaaaaaaatacactatctttaaaataatgtttttttttaacagaatatctttaaaataaatacaatctGAAGAAAGAAAATGGTTACTCAACATTCAAATACATATAACATTATTGTAAATACAAATACTTAGATTATCACATTCTGTCTGTTGGCAACTGAATATACTCTAAAATTGATATAATTGTCAGTTCATTTAAAGATTAGTCAAATCTTTAAACAAACACAATGATATCATGTAAAATCTACAAAGAGGTTGTAAGGTTCTCTATTGTGTAATAAGTGGCACACAATTTCTAAATATCAAACGATGTTTGCACAGACTGTTTAAGTATGGAATCTTACTAAATGACAAGTAAACTGGATATATACCATATAAGTGTTAGCTGCAACACCGTATATTACTTACTTAGATTATTTTTAAATAGCCAGTTTCACTCATTAATTCATCTGTTTGTTGTTGAACGGTGTTGAGTTGCATAAATCTAACTAGCTTGTTTCATATAGTTAAGGACAAGTTAAAAAGGAAACAGGGTAATCATAAAGAAGATACAAGAAAGATGTTAACATCACTGACATCACCTATGGAAAATAGTATAGTCATACATTAAACAATAATCAAATGAAACAGAAAAGTGAAACAAGAAAACTAGAAATGTAAGTCAACGACAAAGACAAAGTGTGCTTACGTGCGCTGCCATACGTGCCCATCTGTTTCCCATTTCGGAATGGAGTTGAGCAATCAACTGCTCCTCCTCAGCAGTAAATGATCCTTTCTTTAAATTTGGCCTTAAGTGATTTGCCCATCTCAGTCGGCAACTTTTTCCACATCGAGACAGGCCTGAATGCTTTTGAACAGCGTTCCAGTTCCCCTCTCCATGCTTCCTAACGTAGTCAATCAAAATAGCATCTTCCGCAGATGTCCATGGACCTTTTTTGAGAACAACTCCACCGCCAACACTTCCTCCATTACCTTCACCATTCAACCGTGACTGTGTTTGATCATTGCAGAGCACATCCTCTTCATTCTCATTTTTCACTCGCTTCATCTCTTAAACAATAGTCTCTGCAAATCATTTCACAACCACATATTAAATaacttaaaaatttcaaaaaatataaaaataaaacccttacataaaaagaaacaattaatATCATAAATTTTCTGTGCCATTTATAAGATCCTATTTTCATACGGGGGACCGAGACACGACACAAACGGAATGATATTCAATTCAACGATCtagacaataaaaaataaaaccagaAATAACCTTTATCAAGGTGTCtcaaatacaaataaatacaGCTACTACCACAATTCTTAAATGGAAAGGACAACAATAATTGAAAGCACAATAAAAACCAAGCAAATCCATGGTTAAGATGAAAGATTTATATAAACATACAAAATTTCAATAACTTAAATTTCTAtctaagaaataaataaaatctctgACAAATCAATAATGAAACCCTCTGAATCAAGAAAGATAGCACTAAAATGAAACCATCTATGATTTATTGCAAGCTTCAAATGATATTAATTATACCTTACTAAATCAGGAAGTAACATAAATACAGCAAAAATTCCCAATCCATAACCCTAAACACATAATTCATTTCCCCCACCAACCCATCATCATAATACTGATTTATACAACAGCAAAAAAACACAATTATCACAAAATCACCtaaataattcacaaaactgtGATGTTTGAGCTGAAAATTGTACCTGAATAGAAATTGATAGTATTGAATTGAAGATCCAAAAGTGATAACACAGAAAATTCCCAATAAATaagaatatatttatttattgggtAAATTAGAAGCTGAAATTGAGCTACAAAGTGAATGAAACAGTGAAAACTGTGTTCctgaaattgagaaaaaataaatgaaaaaacctAATGATTAGTACTAATAagtgttagaatcattaattaattaaataaatgtaaGAATGAGTGACATAAACAACAGAAATAGAAAGATAATGATGataaatgatgatgatgaaattaAGATTGTGTAATTAGTAATTAATGAGAAATATAATTGTTTGAAATGGATcgtaatgaatgaatgaatgaatgaattaccTAAGTTTGTGAATGAGTTTGAGAAAGATCCGAAGGAAGAAAGAACACAACATTGGGAATTGATGTATGTGATGGATGAaatgagagaagaagaagaaagaaagaacacAGTTACATGTGTAAGGAGTGAGTGAAAGTGAGAAACagagagagaagaaagaagaaaatggtACTTAgcagaaaaaagaaagagagagagagagaatgaggaAGAGAAGAAAGCACGCTGCAGTGAAGCAGGAGAAATAGGAGGAAGAGAGGAGGTGGTGGAGATTTTGCCTATGGGATACCACCACCtatcattctctctctctctctcttctatgTACGTACGTATgtatggaattttttttaactttatcataataataataattaattaattaaagtcttaatcattaaattttgttttcatgcatgcatgcatcaaatctatttcttttttattttaccatCTTAATGATAATAGGGCTAACTTTTCATATGCAATAATTAAAAACCGAATGAATTAATCGTTAGTTGATCTATTGGTGATTGACGTTGCAGTTAGTAGAGAGGAGCACAATTCGATCACCACagctgcgatcgggagggggctagAACTACTTGATATCAGAACTGACATATGAATCAGATTAGACGATTCAATAGATCGGATACTGgtggtaaacaaaaaaataaagttagaaatcTTATAATTTGGATTGGTTTATTATTGGTATTTATgaatcttttcttctttttttttttgtacatatttatgaatcttttcttttttttgaacaagccaaaatgagatatatatatatatatatatatatatatatatatatagggggctgctagttgggtctaaattagcaaggtgcaccttttgagttagacaaaaataccctttctttttttaaaaaaaaaaaaaaaaacatattggcgctgatccagtgtcgcgcgcctaccgcaggaccaccgttacagaccgttgatttccatcagacggccaagagatgatatcatcatggctgtcggatcaatcagacagtccagatcatccatctccatgataagccagcgcgtgcaccacactagatctgcgcctggagagagaaaatttcattttaaaaaagcaggacacgtgtcaactgctgggtggttggcgtgtttttttttcatttaataatttaaactcaattatttcgttgtaaattaattttttatttttttatttttataccaaaattcataatttttttttgtctacaaatagagacttggttcgtttgatttggacacaaaaaaaaaaactcaatttttcactacctttaattatctttatataatactgtgaaaccatttagctggtagaatggtttcacagtataactctctgaaaccattttactggtagaatggtttcagtgagtaatttcttaattgtttgcttctgaaaccattctgaaaccatttagctggtacaatggtttcagagcgttgtactttgaaaccatttcactgatagaatggtttcaggggagttgatttttaattgtttgcttctgaaaccattttactgctagaatggtttcacagtataactctctgaaaccattcttccagctaaatggtttcagaagcaaacaatagtttttaattaccgttttatctcatttaattaacgaaaaatagtttcaggtctcaaaaaatttcataaaatataccaaaagttccagaatattatctaatattttattagaaacaaataaaaaaacaattggtttcagagtacaaatctatgagattattattattatttgttaaatggttttaaataatcagcggaatttgtgaaaataatttcatgacttgaactagggagagtgaggtacacaagagggttctaaataattcatagtactttacataaaattttggaaattttttatggaattataatatttttaattacctttttactcatttaattaactaaaaatagtttcgggtctccaaaaatttcatacaatataccaaaatttccagaatattatctactattttattatgaaaaaataaaaaaaaaatagagcctccctgaggccgaacgcgcccccacgcgccgccggtgagagtgggcgacgcgcactgttcatcgtccctcccacccgttttatgcagaaacgggtcgtgcgacccggtttttgacccggttcgatctccctcaatactcaacgaaactcgacgttccttatatggattttgatcgtttttcaattttacaaaggtttccggtattagttttggaaatcggcgttcgattcgcacgtaaaatgaggtcgaaatttggaagaaatttaaaaaatgtaatagttgttctattgtttcaaaaaaaaaaaaaggtatttttatgatgcaaattacatacatgccccagttgctctattgtttcaaaaaaaaaaaaaaatggatatttttgtccaactcaaaaggtgcaccttgctaacttagacctaactagggtctaagttagaaaaccccatatatatatatatatatatatatatatatatatatatatatatatatatatatatatataaataagtatAATAGTCTtttagcacaagacgtaccaatAAGACTAAAACAAGGTTACAAATAAAGTCAAAAATACAGGAACCGAAAGAAGCTAAACAAGGCCCAAGCAaagcaaaggactagaccaccaattgtggcagttcaaagctaaagtactactcgtcgctttcaaccaccgaAAAGAGAacgtcttgatcttgtccaacatatgatgcacCGAGTTCGCTGAGCCTGTAAACAATCGATgatttctttcggtccacaTAACCCAGACACAAGCCAGCCATACGAGCTGCATGAAAGAACGTCGGACTCTAGAACCACCTGCTGAATCCGTAAACTGAACAAATTTATGAATCTTTTCTAACTTAACATAATTGGAGTATTGGACCGCCTCTAGATACTAAAAGTATTCACATTTTTTGGACTAATTATTGAGTTGGTAGTGGGACATTTGTGGACCCTCTCTCCAAGAATTCAACTCAAATTTACTTTTAATAGTTATGGTTTAGGTtattttccaaaatattaatatttgacattttttgtaaTTCATTCGAGATTAACTTTTATGATGTGATCGTAACGAAGGAGGTTGACAAAGATGGAGAATGATTATTGAGGTCAAAAGACATCTATAACGGGTGGCTACTCGCACACTTTTAATCAAAGGACATATGAATGAACTGAATTTTGGAATATTATTGTGTGGACTATTTGGAAATCTCAAAATGACGTCTTATTTTCAGAATGGGCCTTTTCAGTCGAGTGTCTGGTAGATAGGGTGAAACTTTTATCTCGAAAGTGGTTTCTAGGAAAAAAAAACCCTGACTCCCCTTGTTCCTTTTATGAGTGGGGTATCCACCCTACCTTATGCTGGAACCGATAGAATTTGTTGGGTTGTCATGTTGGGTCTCGTTGGGTCAGAAAGATTGGAGATCCTCTTTGACTTTGTCCTACTAGTGgttaatctctctctctctctcttgttctcATGGTGTCTTTGAGGGGCTCTAGTTTTGGTGGTGGTATGcctttttgtttgtaattttattttgccTATTTGTTTTTGTATCTTACCATAGAGATTGCTAGGTTTTGATGAAGTATACTACTAGTACCTctttattttcttgaactttctCTTGTACTAttctcctttttatatattatatttgtcattaaaaaaaaatagaatgaaatgAGTTTATATCAAACTAAGATAAATCTTGAGGTCTTGCATGTATGAAATTGTACAATTGAATGAATGTTTTGAGTTGTATTAAATATATCTACAATATGCATCTTTAGTTGGTAGCACATACTATTAGAACTTCAAAGTTAACTATCatatttgattttgagaaattttAAGATGGTTGTGAAATGTTGTATTTCCATACCAATAGAATACATCTTCTTTTAATAAttcttattataaaaacttcaaaattaagtATGTTTGATTTATTGAATGTGACACGTCATGTATTTATAAACACGATATATAATGtgtcaatatattataaatgtataaataaaataattttacggtgacaatatatataaattttaaaattaactttttgagAAGGTTCATAAAGTGTGTGAAATGGACAGAGTGCACCAAAAAAGAAATACCAAAATCAtagtaatatttaaaataagacaaattattaattaattaaaaaatgagaAAGTCAAACTCTGAAATAAAATCACACtcatttttcttacttttttttttataagcaaactCGTTTTTCTTACTTTGATTTCGTCGATCGTGCCGTTTTTCTCCATGTGTTGCTATCATATCCCAGTCTTACCCTCGTGTGTATGATATGATCTACCaataattattagtattattttttattttataattttgggCTCTCCTTGAACTATAATCATGAAAATTCCTTTAGATATGTTCCTATATTTTGAGAAAATTGTGTGGTCATAATCATGAAAATTCCTTTAGATATGTTCCTATATCCTGAGAAAATTGTCTGGTCATTTTGCCAGCAAATTGATGTGCATTACGTATCGACATATTGTTAAGGTGGATGATTCTGATGGATATACAAATAatgtttaatatagaaaaattaataaatatactCTATCTCAATATATATACCGTCAAATAAGACGTGTACTGAAAAGTCGGGGTCACAACAAACATTCGGGCCAACACGAAAAGTCAGTGTCTCGCTTATACCTATCCATTTGAGCTTGCTATATGAGCCATACCCAACaatttttctcatattttttcatttgttcCAACCTcacctttaattttttaaaatttttttcgATAGTTCATTTTTTGTTCAATAATTcacattttattattctttcaTGTCAATAAAGAGAATCCATcgctcatatatatatatatatatattatatatatagtcgAAATCGGGGGAGGAGCCGGGCGAAATACGCTCCTGATCTCCCCATTGCCATGCCCAGAGTGACATCACTATGAAACAattggatttattttttctctcaaagACTAGCATTGGTGCACAAGGTCACAATAAGTCCAAGAACATTAATCATATATAACCCATTACTATATTCCAAAATGTATATAGAACAATAATCCAAGAACATGAAGTGTATCTTGGATTTCTTCAAAATATGAAAATGTTTGAGATTAGGCTATTACATCATGCATGAAGGCATTATTAGCAAAGATACCAAAAACCAATGTTTTTGTTCTTTCTATATCTAACCCCTTAAGTTATAATAACGCGTATTGTATTGGATTTCCACATCCATTACCAATACCAACTTGGGTTATGGTGTGAGGTCATTCAAAGCCAAATATAGATGCCAATTGTAATTTACATTCTTGCTTTTAATGTTTTCTTTGTTTCCTTCCTTTCCTCCCTCTTTTTGTTCAAAGTTCTTTTTTATGTCACGTTCTTTTATACTATTCGGAGTTGAGTCTAGCAGAATGAATTAGTCTCACAAAATGTAACAATCgattaatattcaaattttaattgaaaGAATTGGTATTTAGTACTATATTTAGGGTTTGATTGTGTCTCAAATATAGATAACTCTCGCGGAGGGACATGAGAAACTAAAAAATACACGCGTGTGGAACAAACATTTCCAATTCTAAGGACATGTTTC
This portion of the Trifolium pratense cultivar HEN17-A07 linkage group LG3, ARS_RC_1.1, whole genome shotgun sequence genome encodes:
- the LOC123917866 gene encoding transcription factor MYB65-like; amino-acid sequence: MKRVKNENEEDVLCNDQTQSRLNGEGNGGSVGGGVVLKKGPWTSAEDAILIDYVRKHGEGNWNAVQKHSGLSRCGKSCRLRWANHLRPNLKKGSFTAEEEQLIAQLHSEMGNRWARMAAHLPGRTDNEIKNYWNTRTKRRSRAGLPLYPPDVSLRKMQGNQRGQGTGRIDDGDRGHHDFLPKNNYEIHDVIFDNLKENQGILPIAIVPENPDISANSILLNGLDSPPYCNSVPSSSLPNHHHLRESTMSFLGSSGTNKNWFYPFYHVQDHSSDKIVQSFGLHSPLDPGLSSHNSMYYRHSLSNGNSSTSKPTSKAVKLELPSLQYPDTGFGGWGATFPPSPLNESVDVFNQSPLPHGGLESGSSSPHNSGTLEAIIYQKKTLPNSKNNYSDKSSHSSTATPVDRAESSALNMNETEWEDYNDHASPFGATSILNECPAVNSNANSWDKLTPSQNFSGNNVKYEPVDQVYTPSSENPLSMLNITWPDVLLASDWHEQCYGHEKNMTDARDNLTDYKKHVAGGSYSSSTGGYFMHMA